Proteins from a single region of Corylus avellana chromosome ca11, CavTom2PMs-1.0:
- the LOC132166364 gene encoding uncharacterized protein LOC132166364: MQILQWFFKVTHEQAREINTSSTSNYKKETINDHEPKPEDIILFKHARVRRRLIEVEGSEFCCKNFKPFKILCRRDIAKACFSSTLKLKRLGSFNSRKCGIHSMKMKKEDIARGLGMSHKVDSSSHAGNKVLPISETTLSSSTNTDDQCGSTSEKKDRLKGDKTKAMSRMKELLRWAAAAKSEKGGKFIGRKVLQFRNRGSLKAVPDDDQLSNDSPKISFRWDVESCSTTSSVYSAFSMASSSQIDQNRNIPSSNSTPFQDNHHTTSRKGNWITTDSDFVVLEL; the protein is encoded by the exons ATGCAG ATTCTCCAATGGTTCTTTAAGGTAACACATGAACAAGCAAGGGAGATTAATACTTCTAGCACTTCCAATTACAAGAAGGAAACCATTAATG aTCATGAACCAAAACCAGAAGATATAATTCTGTTTAAGCATGCCCGGGTGCGTCGAAGATTGATTGAAGTTGAAGGAAGTGAATTTTGTTGCAAGAATTTCAagccatttaaaattttatgcagGAGAGATATTGCAAAGGCTTGCTTCTCTAGCACCCTCAAGTTAAAAAGACTAGGAAGTTTTAATTCAAGGAAGTGTGGGATCCACtcaatgaaaatgaagaaagaagataTTGCTCGAGGGCTAGGAATGAGTCACAAGGTGGATTCTTCTTCTCATGCAGGAAACAAAGTTTTGCCAATAAGTGAGACCACATTGTCATCATCAACTAACACAGATGACCAATGTGGCAGCACATCAGAAAAGAAAGACAGGCTTAAGGGAGACAAAACCAAAGCCATGTCAAGAATGAAGGAGCTGCTGAGATGGGCTGCTGCTGCAAAATCAGAGAAGGGAGGAAAATTCATTGGTAGAAAG GTTCTACAATTCCGAAATCGTGGTAGCCTAAAAGCAGTGCCAGATGATGATCAACTTAGCAATGATTCTCCAAAGATCAGTTTCAGGTGGGATGTGGAAAGCTGCTCCACCACTTCCTCTGTCTACTCTGCGTTTTCTATGGCTTCCTCATCTCAAATTGACCAAAACAGGAACATTCCATCATCAAATTCAACCCCTTTTCAAGACAACCATCATACCACTTCTAGAAAAGGAAATTGGATCACTACAGACTCCGATT TTGTGGTGCTAGAGCTATGA
- the LOC132165322 gene encoding F-box/kelch-repeat protein At3g24760: MTDFSSLSADLMEHILSLLPTPTLIRATAVCKHWNSTISSPAFTSNQDRTQTRPWFFLYGLHNTSSKNHQSFAFDPLSELWFRLPSSSFPFLSPDSSSFLGSHGFLFTTAPSFSFSPILHRLSTVFTTSSLHYSRVNPLLGVFYANSNAPRFIVVGGVRFIGNLVDIEDRLAVEIYDPQFDSWERCPPLPADFRSGNSSLSLSSALFGGKFYVLGIYSCFISAFDLEKHVWTEVQTLRPPGVIFSFLISCRDRLVLAGICNSPLGPSFNLWRIDEKTMEFSEIAIMPQDLLYSLFDSDEDDKFASLKCVGLGDLIYVFNEEYHKRYPACVCEISRESGKCKWRRLPPLPIPVNKFHKVISFCSTVSLHNILQGREEGADEVQPMSE; the protein is encoded by the coding sequence ATGACAGACTTCAGCTCCCTGAGCGCAGACCTGATGGAGCACATACTGTCGCTTCTCCCAACCCCAACCCTCATCAGGGCGACCGCAGTCTGCAAGCACTGGAACTCCACCATCTCCTCACCGGCCTTCACCTCCAACCAAGACCGGACACAAACCCGCCCCTGGTTCTTCCTCTACGGCCTCCACAATACATCCTCCAAGAACCACCAGTCCTTCGCGTTCGATCCACTCTCCGAACTCTGGTTCCGCCTACCCTCCTCCTCCTTCCCTTTCCTTTCTCCCGACTCCTCCTCCTTCCTTGGCTCCCATGGCTTCCTCTTCACCACCGCcccttccttctctttctctcctatTCTCCACCGCCTCTCCACCGTCTTCACCACCTCCTCTCTTCACTACTCTCGCGTCAACCCTCTTCTCGGCGTCTTCTATGCCAATTCCAACGCACCCAGATTCATCGTTGTCGGTGGCGTTAGGTTCATCGGCAATCTCGTCGATATCGAGGACCGTTTGGCCGTCGAGATATACGATCCCCAGTTTGATTCCTGGGAACGCTGCCCTCCTTTGCCTGCTGATTTCAGATCCGGAAACTCTTCCCTATCGCTTTCCTCGGCTTTGTTCGGAGGGAAATTTTATGTCCTTGGGATTTATTCGTGTTTCATATCCGCCTTTGACTTGGAAAAACATGTCTGGACTGAGGTCCAGACGCTTAGGCCTCCTGGGGTTATCTTCTCCTTCTTGATCTCGTGCCGGGATCGGCTTGTTCTGGCTGGAATATGTAATTCGCCACTTGGGCCTTCGTTTAATCTGTGGAGGATCGATGAGAAGACCATGGAGTTCAGCGAAATTGCGATTATGCCGCAGGATTTGCTTTACAGCTTGTTTGATAGCGACGAGGATGATAAATTTGCGAGCTTGAAATGTGTTGGGTTGGGTGATCTTATCTATGTTTTTAACGAAGAGTACCATAAAAGATACCCGGCATGTGTTTGTGAGATTAGCAGGGAGTCTGGGAAGTGTAAGTGGAGGAGATTGCCCCCATTGCCTATACCTGTTAATAAGTTTCACAAAGTCATTAGCTTTTGTTCCACCGTTTCGCTGCATAATATTCTTCAGGGTCGAGAGGAAGGAGCTGATGAAGTGCAGCCTATGTCTGAGTGA